The Solanum dulcamara chromosome 6, daSolDulc1.2, whole genome shotgun sequence genome contains the following window.
aatattatttttaaacgccaagtgtgactctatccgagcatttgAAGAAGAGGTACCACCTCTATTTGTCtttcttttgaatgaattttggtaaagccttacaaaatgctcagacGTTCgatattcattttttcagtggcctttcatgccacaacgatgccAGTTACTTCTtaaagggccattttgagaactgatattgttctcccttttatgttgaccaccaccatgACGATTATCAAATCGTCTTCTGTCATTGCCacgcccacgcacattattgtggccatgatttttattttgtcttctttcagactagccatgtgcttttaccatatttgctTCCGGTAatggagcagttccagtgggacgggcttcatgatttttcattaaaagggcattatgttgctcaACCACTAAaaggcatgagatcaattcagaatatttttgaaaatccttttcacggtattgctgctgtaatatcacattagaggcatgaaaagtagttagtgtcttttctaacatgtcctcatcatttatagttttcccacataattttaattgagaagttattctaaatacagcataattatatttaattacagttttaaagtcttgaaaccgtaagtgcatccactcataacgagcccttggcaataccattgccctgaggtggtcatacctcccttttaagtctttccacaattcaagtggatctttcactgtcaagtattccatttttaggctttcatctaaatgatgacgaaggaaaatcatagcctttacTTTATCCTGAtttgatgctgtatttccttcaattatagcatcaccaagactcttagcggtaaggtgaatttcagcatcaagtacccatgacaaataatttttgccagaaatatcaagtgccacaaattctaattttgacaagtttgacatgatgaaaattaatttgaaagtaacaaagacaacttaaaaattaaatttctttagtagatatacctgatatagaagttaattttctgaaaaattagagcttcgtgctgataacgtattaTAAAGTAAATTAACTTCGCAAAGTAAAATGAGAATAATAGGAAAAACACAAGACGGAGAAagttgagagaattgagaaagCAGTGTGTAagtgttttcttctttttgtgtATCCTTTCCGTTCAAGAATTGGCTACATTTATAGCCATAAAAGATGGCAATTGAAATGCAGCCTAGTGGAACATCCACTAATTAGTGCCAACTTTTAAAACAAATTCAATTACTAATTCAAATTCTATTGTTGACGTCTTACAATAATCAACCATCACCACATCATCTACACAATTataatacaacaataacaacaattacATCTCATAAATAAATCAGAATTCACTATCGATTCGTTCCATTTAATACTATTCAAGGAACCCTGTTTTACTTAAGATTGCATTTCTCATCCTGCTCAAATCTCTCCCTTTGAGAGTTCTTCCAACACCTTCATACACTGAGAAAGAAGatattttacttcttttaaGTTTTTTAGCAATCCATTCATGTGGAGGCATCATTTCCCCTTCATCGTCGTCGTCGTCATCATCATCGTCTTCTTCATCAAATTCCGTACTATTTCTTACCGAATAATGTCCTCCACCATTTTCATCATCACGCGACGAggtttttttgaaatttgtccCATAAATTTTTGACCAATCTGGTATGTTTACAGGAGCTGAATGTTGAGTTATTTTAGGTTCGTGAATTGAACTCTTATTTGATCTTGGAATCATTTGTGATGCAGTGGGCAGCCTTCTAGGACTAAAATTTGGTGTTGACTCTTTATTTCTACTGAAATATGAACCAAATTCGCGTCTTTCGTTGATGAAATTACCCcaaatttcttcttcttgaaaTTCTTCATTCCTCATTGATGTCCATCCACTACTACCTTGACTATACATATTGTACCTCCCTTCAGATGACGATGACATTTCCTgcgaaataaaaaatttaatcgaAACTTTATAAGTTGGCGATTTTATATAAAGGGTTATGTTCACTCATTTTCTCCGATTTTTATCAGAATTTCGCCCCTTAGTAGAGCCATAAATATAAACAGAGATTTTAGAAACAATAAATTGAGCCCATAAAATTCATTATTTGTTATGAGGAACTTAATCGAGTCATATTGGAACGACAAGCAACTCTAGATTTGGGGGCTCTTGCTATGGACTATTGCGAGGAAAGGGTCATTTATATCAATATTGAACAAGATTCTTCTAGCAGGTAATGGAGatatttaatcattttactAATAATATATCAAAGTTCTGATaaaaatacttgtatgcatCAAAAACTCCAGCTTTCTAAGTGCATTAAAAAGGATAAATTTTAGCGGATGATGCTATCTAAAgtattaaaattatttcttcCAAAAATAGAACGGAATACTTTTACTTGAATAGCATTACTTCAAACCTCAGCAATAGTCAGACACTAAGACCAAAGCAAATAATTTTATGAAACAATCTTAGATAAGGCgctgtatttatagacaacgaATAATTATAAAAGATGAATTTGCAGAATGTACCTCTCTTTATAATTGGAACTTGCAATAGATAACTTTCTCCAAGATCTTGAAAATCTTATCTGCAAAACACaaagaaaaatcattaaaacaaaataagaacaataataatatcaatatcAGAAAACTCTGTATTTTTGTACCTTATAAATCCTATGAATTTGGTCTTTATTGAAGAGTGAAATTTTCTCAGAAGAAAAAAGAGTCACAGAGGAGAGGGAAAATAGTGAGCAATCAAAGCGGAGAGATAAAGAACTTATAAACTTTGGACTTAAAAAGAGATTTCCTAAATAATTAATCTgtgtgtattttattttatttgtcctTAATGAAATGCTTGACTTTATTATTAAGGGAAAGTTAGTGAGACCGTATGAAATCTGTAAATTAATTCACTCAAACTGATAATTGGATGAATGTTAGTAATATTCATTTTAGCTAGTATTTGGCCAAAAATTTAAGgagtagattttgaaaatttatttatttatttggtcaTAAAATTCGAttagattttgaaaatttgatcttcaaatattttcaagttctGAGTTAGTTTTTGAGATTTCTAGTTCTAGTTATGACATATGAATTTGAcagaattcaataattttaagcTTTTAGCTACAAAATCTTATTTGCATACTGAAATCaactgaatatatatatatatataatctaataATTTGTCTTTTCTAAAATTCTGaaacataaaatcaaaattttgaatttgcaaATAAAAgtgatttttagtttttttttacaatatAGTATTGACAAGTAAATTGTGCTAGTACCTGTTTGCTTTATAATAAGACtcaaatcacatgaaaattagCTGTTTAATTATTTTCCTCTTTCCTGTCTGTTTCCTTAAATTGGCTACTTCTGCAAGAATTTTTCTacccaataatatttttttaatagaaaaaaaattaaaagaagaagaagaagcctATAAGCACCTATATTAGTGCTCTTCTTAATTAGTGCATTGCACGTGTAAAtttttaacataatttaaattatcatatttaagttaaaccttgtttttTTCACACATAACCCCCTTGTTAACAAAAAGTTAATGACATAGGATtactaattaagttaattaaagtGACTTCCATGAAAGCTCAAGTGATAATGATGTCGCCTAGTTAGATTAATCAAATTAACTTTATTAATTATGTCTATGTGTCGACCACCTTAAATTTTTAGATTACAAGGAAAAGTGGCAcattgattgatgtttttataaaTGAAGCTCCaaccataaattttaaagtttaaacttaaaaaattaaaatttttaaacttgtgatttttgaaattttatgttgtgtttggaatatatttttatttgattttttcttttgaagttttGCAATTTAGAGCAATTTTTGGAAATTACAAAGatttgaagatcatattttaaaaatttgatcaaTTTCATGACCAGACaaatatttaaagataaattttcaaaatatactcCTAAGTTAAATTTAATGACTTTTGCaaatcaatataagtaaatattttctccatccctttaacaatattttagctcaaaaaattatattcgtTTAATTAGAAAATTTAATTTCTATGTACTGAaatgtatatcatttttttctacACTATCAATCAAAAGATGACCCAACATCTTTTTTCGATCCAGTTCCTCCACCAACGCgaaaccccccccccctcctgACCCAGTGACACACCAACCAGAAGGTTGGCAGGAAAGGTGACTTTCTTTTTCAAACTGATCTGATTCAGTTTTCACATCCCGTTTACATGCGATTTGGCGGATCATGTGTGTAAGTTATTATTGCAATTAATCTAATTTgataataatatagaaaataagtaaatgacatgttataacaaattaaaattccCCGGTACAGTATCAAGCTAGACAAGTAAGTTTCTTTAATGAACTAATCTTAGAATGCTTAATAATTACTTCCTCCATCCCATATTAAATGGACATCTTACTAAAACTGTTTGTCCGACCCATATTACTCGATCACTTAttaaatcaagatagaattaattaacctTTTTCTGttttacccctacaattaacatgatattttaaatgtaAACAATTCTTAATGCTAAGCTATTTTtatactctatgtatattgcattgatataaacaaagggCAAAATGATAAAGTCTTCTaatgtattaatgattttttaatcaCCGTGTTAAGTTAAAAATATCCATTTAATATAAGacaaagataataataattggCATCAAAGAAAAAACAGGACAATCCAATGCATTAAACTTTTGTTACTTGAGTTTGTTGTACCCTTAAAAATTGTAACCTGTATTTTTTTATAAGaagatattttcatatttaaatttgtGATCTTAGTTACGAAAAGACTTCCCTTAATAGTTGGTTAAAATAGTcaaacaaaagagaaaagagaCGTGCAACTTTTGCATAGTAAAAAAAGACCAAATTAAAGTGTAAAAGCATGTGTTCAACATGATGACAGAGACATCTTAATTTGTAAAACAGAGAaaacaaataaatgaaaaagacatatatatatatatttacattaactTACCAtttgagagaaaagaagagtagcCGTCATTCAATGTATCTGTCTGATTATGAAGACAAATACATATTTTGCACTTTTCACGTTTAATTAGTtaagttttttgaaaaaaataatttcttcaaaatgaagaaaataattgttctaatgaaatagggaaacaaatttgcaaaaataatttcttcaaaatgaagaaaataattgttctaatgaaatagggaaacaaaTTTGCATTAATAGTGTTCTctccacaattttttttttactccaTCACTCTCCTTTTCAGTGACAAAGTCATAATTCTTATTAAGGAGattgaaaaatataaagaagtaaaaaatacataaaaaacattagataatataattttttatcgaaGACGATTCATCCCTTTGTCCATACCTTCATATCTCCTATCTTTCATAGTATTATCTAGATTTAAGTatcaaacacacaaaaaaaagtaCGAAACacccttatttttttaaataaaaattttccataaaaatatttgtctttAAGTTTGGTGATCTTAcatcaaaattttctttaatttataattttaaatatgcaaagtaaaaagttaaaatttaaaaattattaaaaatattaacttttaaaacaaaatatttaaaaatataagataaataaattgaaacgtaTTTAGTTACGTAAATTGGGAGTACATTAAAGATTGACGTAACTAGATTCCTTTCCTCcactctcttttttttcccaCTAATACGTACTAGTATTAAttagtataatatttatttacttttttaaattctttattggcaaaatttatttatttttccattcttttcagagaattaaaaaaataaaataagttggCGGCTGTCAAACAGATCTGCGGCCGCCACTCTGGCCAACATGTCTACTTTCACGCATATCCATgaattatttaagaaaaaacatATTGCATGAATACATTCACttgtctttttgaaaaaaataggaaaaaaatttaaatatatcattcgaaaagatttatttatattgttcACCAGAAGTTGGATTTTTCCAAGCTACTGTTATTATAAAAGGAATTCATTCATAgtattattttataacaatCTAATTTAATGGTTTTACAAAATCATTTTATGCACATGGCCAACGTTGATTTGGCCATGCCATTTATTAAATCATAACAAACCCCAACCAAAATTCTTCTACAACCACAttttattggtggaattgagtatttttgaatagattattttaatttggtgtatttttacataaattttgtagtgttaagagttaaaatcattatatttctactattttttgaattacaaaaattccttaaaatttatgaatttcaaatacATTAGTAGACTTCCGGATATATCAACAAACATCTAGATATATAGGAAAGGAATGTATTCGAGAGGGAAGGGATGTATCAGAGAAGGGATAGAGATGTACCAGAGAGAGGATGAAACATGTGGATACTAAGGAAAGAATATATCCGAGAGGGGAGAAATGTATCCGAAAGGGGATGGAGATGTATCAGCGAGAGGGAAGTGATGTATCAGAAaggagatttttgaaattttttaaatgatagaaaattttagaaattaCTATAAAATAAGATGTATGTTTGGATAATTTTCCTTTAATTTAATCGATGAGATGAACGACTATGTTAATTagacaaaagaagaaagaaaataacacGGGCTGAGTACAGTGGGCTGAATGCCCCATAGCCCAATTTGTATAGAGCCCAAGTTTCTTTCCATCGCTCTATAGGCCCACTATTTTGGGTTAACAGCCCAAGTCAAAGATATCAGAAACTGGAAATGTACAATAGTTCTTTTCGTGAAAAACCAATTCTGCAGTAAATCGGAGAAAATACTGagatttccaaaaaataaattttaaaaatgtcgAAATTGTGGGCGAAGTTTGCAGGTTTATTCAGCAGCAAGAATTTTATGGGAATCGACAAAGTAGGCAATCGCTATTTTAAAAGAATAGAGGAGCTTGATGGTGTCAGTAAGTGGGTTTCGTTTCTTTACTTTCAATTAATACCAATTTGATTTTTGtagtttaattttttgtttgatcaatGAGGAAATAGTGTGGGATTCAGTTTAtgtatttgtcattaaaattgTGGTGATTTTAGTACTCACCcggtttcaatttgtttgtatcacattttttttgaaaccacacaaaaaaaagagtgtgataaacaaattgaaacggagggagaaccttttttttttttcattgaacTTTCTTACCTTTTGTTTTGGCTATTATTTTGTCGTTAAGATCATTTGGAATTTGAAAGTTGAGAACTTGAAGTGAATGAAGTGAGGTGATtttgcaacaaaaaaaaaatggtgtACAAAGCATAAGACATTCACCAGGGTCCTAGGAAGGGCCACACCCCAAGGGGATGTGAGCATTAGTGATTTGAACCCGTGACAGTGATTTTGCGTGAGGAGCATTGGGaaattagaaaaagaattaCTTACCTAGTATAACTGTTCCAAATATCCCGCCGTTCAAAAAGTGCTGTTTTTATTGGGGGTAGGGGAAGTGGAAATGAGGGAGGGGATTCCAAGGTGGGGAATCGAAGTTCAGGTAGATCAAAGTAGTCAACCAACTGACCTACTAAGATTTCTCCATTCAAAAAGGTGTATGTAGGATGACCTTGGTTTTTATTATGTTATCTACTTAAGAACTTTATGTGATATTGTTATATTTTGTTAGTGAAGGAAAAGAGATGGGTGACATTCAAAGGAGAGGAAGATCCAACCTCCATTCCAGGTATGCCCTATTGGGAGAAACACTATCCAGCTCTAAATCTTGTTTTAAGTCTAAGTATCAGCCCCTTCTCCATCATGTTAATATGTCGTGAAGAAAAACGATCGGCTGATATTATTAACCTTTCATGTTACACTACCACTTCATTTATTGCCATTAAGTAGTTACGGTTGATTGATTGCAGTTGAATGGATATGTTGGTTGAATGGACAACGGAAGAGTGCTCCAACTCCAGAGGTATTCTTTGACCCTTAATGTTGCTCATAATTTATTGACCATCCCTAACTAGCATTGTCTTTTCTTTGTATGAATTGTTCTTGTTCAAGAATAGCACTGATACCCCTTTATCAACATCATGGACAGAATTATAGAATACGTGTTAATAAACCGAACACTTTAGCTCTTCTTTTCATATTTGGAATGAACACAGGCAAAATCGTGTTGTTGTATAAACTATATGAAACATCAGTTTGAGACGACAATATTAGAGTATAGGAAAATTTATTGCTTTTGCAGCAATCCATATCTCTTGCCCTGTCTGCTACTCTAATGAATTCTTAGATATATAATCacttaatattttctttctaatttgatTAGATAGGTAAATAATTTCATTAGAAAACATAGGAGGGGAATGGACCGATATGCATTTAACCAGAGTCTAATTTTCAAAAGCAAGCCAGCAAAAGTCCCATAAACCTCTTTTGCTTCTTTTGTCATTAGTTTCAGCTCCAGGCTGCTATTTCAGTtttcattatgtttttttttaattttaattttaacatCTTATGGTACTTGAAACACTAAGTGGGTTTTCCTTCTTGtggttcttgtttgttgtgCCATTTCGTTTATGCCTTTGTGGCCATGTCCAATTAATTGAACAAAGGCCCTTGTATATATCGTGCAATCTAGTTGAGGTGCTTCTACTATTACATTCGCTGTAAAAGAAAAAGATTGCAAAGCTTGTCAAATATTTGCCTTCAACTAAGTTCTGGAACTTATGTGATTAAAGTAAGACAGAGATTGTCACTTTTAGCATATGTTTTTCATTATTCAGAGATGCATCCTTTCAAATGTAAGTATGTGCTGAACTGTATTTAATTTTGCTTAAGTTAGTTCCTGGACTATATTTTGAtggttatatatttttttaccagGAAATGGCTGAGTTGGAAGCCAGAAGGGAATTTGTTAAGCTTAATATTGCtcgtaagttttccaattttatGTCTCTGTTTTGTTCATGGATTTGTTGTAACTGCTCTTGAAAAAACAACTCTAATATACTTACTCCTAACACTTGGATATTTAAGTTTATAAGAGAAGATAGAAAGAAGCTCTTCATTCAACTTCTAGATGGTTGAACTTTCACAAAAAATTCTGCTTTTGGCCCATTTTGACCCTGGGCTGGAGCCAAAATAAGTTTAGGTGCTTAAACTTCTGGGTCACCTTggatttattttctttcctactttatatttttaaaagttgggTTCTCTTCTGGTCGGAGAATTTTCAATCTTACATGCTTTCTTAAGACGCACTTTGGTGATCATTGGATTGGCTACCTGTAGGACGATTACCTTTCTGATAATATATTATCTTTTTGTTGCTCTAAGGTCTCAAGAAGGAAGAGGAGGAAAGAATGGCCAAAGAAGGCAAGAGGAAAGCCACAAACATTGGTAAGTTGCGTACTACAGTTTTACAGATCCTTTGAAGGGGAAGCAAATTGCTACTTGAACTGCATGACATTCATTCCTCTTCATCTTGTCCGATTCCCAGGTAAAGCTGATGGTCCAGATTTAAACAGTTTTGTTCAACAATTTCCAGATGCTTCAAAAGGTATCACTCTATCCTACAAAAGTACCCATGTCCAATTGTCCATTCTTTAAGCTAGGGCCTGTTTGGTTTTTCAATCAATACTTTTTAAGAAACCAAAACAAATGGTTGCAAAATTATTTCTCCTCTTTCGTTTCTGACACAGAAGATGTTCTCAGAGAGCAGTCAGTTGTGAGAGAACAAAGATAGTGGTCGTGTGACTTCCTTTTTGCAAATTGCACTTCCTCCAATGATATTCACTTTGTTAACCTTATGAACCTTTAATAGGAAACTTAGTGACCTCTACATGAGAAAAGACTTGAAGGTTATTTTACATGCATTTGAAACGGCGGATATCATGTATGGATTGTGTGCATACATCCGTGGTATGTGCCAGTCTTTGTAATTGAGAGTAGATTATGGGACTAATGGAGaggtttttttttgtgtgtaacATGTTAGAGGGTGTTTTGCTTTGCCTACAAGATGCGCCTCTGTAATACCACAAGGAGTATAGGACATTCAAATTATAATATGGAATACTATAGTGCCTAAATTATTAAAAGGGATATCATTATGCTGAATACCTTATTATTCCACATAAATGGTAGTATTGTTTATCATCCATTCATATGATAACCTTTAATTAAATAGCAACTTGGTGCTTAACTGCGCAACTAATTCCTTACTTGAATGCTATAACATGTGAATGCCCATTTGTTATTACTAGTTGCCTGTCTTGAGTAATATAGATGTGATGTGTGTCCCCCTTTTTGCAAAATTGCTCACGTACAGTAAGCGGTTTAAATCAATCTAATGGTGCGACCAATGCCTAAAATTACAATCATTTCA
Protein-coding sequences here:
- the LOC129893403 gene encoding uncharacterized protein LOC129893403 isoform X3 encodes the protein MVSVMKEKRWVTFKGEEDPTSIPVEWICWLNGQRKSAPTPEEMAELEARREFVKLNIARLKKEEEERMAKEGKRKATNIGKADGPDLNSFVQQFPDASKGDTNAEASDTQNEKRSSEPTGSGESFRPGTWQPPT
- the LOC129891786 gene encoding protein S40-6-like, with protein sequence MSSSSEGRYNMYSQGSSGWTSMRNEEFQEEEIWGNFINERREFGSYFSRNKESTPNFSPRRLPTASQMIPRSNKSSIHEPKITQHSAPVNIPDWSKIYGTNFKKTSSRDDENGGGHYSVRNSTEFDEEDDDDDDDDDEGEMMPPHEWIAKKLKRSKISSFSVYEGVGRTLKGRDLSRMRNAILSKTGFLE
- the LOC129893403 gene encoding uncharacterized protein LOC129893403 isoform X2: MREGIPRWGIEVQVDQSSQPTDLLRFLHSKRLKEKRWVTFKGEEDPTSIPVEWICWLNGQRKSAPTPEEMAELEARREFVKLNIARLKKEEEERMAKEGKRKATNIGKADGPDLNSFVQQFPDASKGDTNAEASDTQNEKRSSEPTGSGESFRPGTWQPPT
- the LOC129893403 gene encoding uncharacterized protein LOC129893403 isoform X1; this encodes MSKLWAKFAGLFSSKNFMGIDKVGNRYFKRIEELDGVMKEKRWVTFKGEEDPTSIPVEWICWLNGQRKSAPTPEEMAELEARREFVKLNIARLKKEEEERMAKEGKRKATNIGKADGPDLNSFVQQFPDASKGDTNAEASDTQNEKRSSEPTGSGESFRPGTWQPPT